The window GCATGTCCGGGGCTGGACCCCCATCATGTACAACAATGCTCACCTCATAGCGTGTACTCAATACATACATGTTAATCAAGTGACTTCTGCGAGCTCTTCTTCAGTGTGTGATCCGGGGCGAGCCACTTGGGGACTCTGAGCCTTCTTTCTCCCAGGCCAGAAAGAGAGGTTGTGGGAGAAATTATGTGAACTTGCCTAGCAGGGGCCCGGTTCTAATGAGCGCCTTACCctcttttcattatgaaaaatttcaagcacatagaaaagatttttaaaaagtacatattctggggccggccgggtggcgcagcagttaagagcacacgttccacttcagtggcccggggtttgctggttcagatcctgggtgtggacatggcaccgcttgtcaagccatgctgtggtaggtgtcccacatataaagtagaggaagatgggcacggatgttagcccagggccagtcttcctcagcaaaaaagagggggattggcagtagttagctcagggctaatcttcctcaaaaataaaaaaaagtacatattccGAGCACTTGAATACCTTCCCATCTGGATCTAATTATTAACGTGTTAAGCGTCTTTTATCTGCATAGGCAGGTGTGTATacgtatattttttcttttgctgaaccATTGGAGAGTAAATTACAGACATCTCGACATTCTACCCCTAGAATGGCAGGCATCTCTTAAGATTAAGGACAGGCAGCTACAAACCACAATACTATTTCACATCTAGGAGAATTAAGAATTCCTCCATATCATCTAATATCCAGCCTATTTTCAAATTTCCCCAGAATTCCCAAGAATATCTTTTATAGCTGTTCCCCCCAGCCACCACCACCAAATCAGGATCCAGGGAAGGTTTACACGCACATTTGCTtgtaataaagaaattatatagtATCTTTTATTCTGGAAcaccccccgacccccaccccagccccaccaatCCCTTTCTGTGTTGTCTTGAAATTGGATTTTTAGTAGAGCAGCCTGCTTGTGCTGTGGGTGTCCCACACCTGTATTTGTCTGATGGAGTCGGTGGTTAATTTGTTACTTTCTGTTTCCTATAAGCTGGAGGTTGGGTCTCGAGGCTTGACGAGATTCAGTTTACGCACTTTAACAAGGAGACTCCACAGAGAATGCTGTGTATTTCCTGATGCCTCCTATCAGGTGGCACGCGGTGTCGGGGTGTCCCACTATTGTGGATGCAGAGTTCCATCGCATGTTTGAGGTGGCGAGTGCCACATCTCCACATCGTAAAAGGATATTTCCCCCTTTACAGTTGGCAAGAAACCTGTGGGGTGACGCTCTGGAGCCCGTCAAGATCCTGTTCCCCACTAATCTTTCACCCCAAGTTTTGAGCATTCATTGATAATCGTTGGCTGAATCAACCAGGATAGTTAGCATTTTTGAGAGCTTCCTTTGGCCAGGAGCTTTATTCACCACTAACAGTTCTTCCCACAGCTCCAGAAGCGTTAGCAAACGAGCCACTTGAAGAAGGTGAGTCCCACTGTCAGTTCCAGGGACAAGGATTAAACTCCGTCTCCCCATACCCCGCCCCGCATGTCCCCCCTTGAGGTAAGCGCCTGTGCTATTCCCACAACAGCTAGTACCACTTACAAAAGGACACGTTGCACACCACTCTGAGCATTTTGCGTGAATTGttctttttaatcttcaaaacaatcctCTGAGCCAGACACGACTTCTCTCATTTtaaaggtgaagaaactgagaccccaAGGGATTAAAACACTTGCCCAAGGGCCCACAGCGACTTAGGGGATGGAGGCCAGGATGCGACTCCAGTGGCATCCAACCCGAGCCGCCTACTCCCGCCTGTAACCACAGCCGAGTCCAGCTGCCCAGCATTTGCGGCGTCTGATACAGTGCTCTTACAGATACGACCTTACTTTGATTTTCCTAACTCTCAAGAGGTAGGCAAGAAGATCCCATTTAACTGAATCTgtgtggctcagagaggtcaagcatttttccaaggtcacacatcgAGTTAGGAgcgagtcagaatttgaacccaagcctATCTGGCCTACAGTGTAGACTCCTATTGGGCTGGGTGCGTAAGCAGCTCAATTGTTGGGTTCGGCAGGTGCATGGGCAGACAGCAGGGAGCCCGCACCTTGAGACGCAAAAATCCTTGCCCGCCACCGCCGTTCAGGGCAAACAGCCACCCCGCTTCCCCTTCCCTCACGGGCATGCGCCCTGAAGccaccctccccgcccctcaAACCTGCCCCCAACCGGCTCCGCCCATCACGGTCCAAGGGCCAATCTCCGAGTGGGGGGTGGGGACGCCACGGGAGTGGGCGGTCGCTAAGGGGAGTCAGGAGCCTGGAGTCGTGCGCCCGAGTCAGAACTGCGTCTCGCGAGCCAGGCGCCGGTTGCTGGAGGCGAGCGAGCGAGCGATGCTGTCGCCGCGCCTTCCTGATTGGCTGCGGGAGGCTACCTCTTCGTTCTGATTGGCCGCTGCTGAGCTGGGTATGTAAATGAAAGGAAGGGGCCTGGGGAGACAAGGGGTACCGGCGGCGGGGTCCTCCGGCAGGTTCGATCCCCGGGTCCGGCAGGTGTGCGCCGGGGCCGTCCGGGGTTGAGACGCGCGGGCCTCTCCGTGCCGCGGGCTCCGGCCGGGCCGGGTGAATCACGCCGCAGCCCGGGAAGGGGGCGGAGGCGCCGGCTCCCTGGCTCCGGCGGCGTGACTcacccgcccccgccgccgccgcttcAGGAGGAGCTGCCTCCACTGCCTTCCGGAAGCGAGCGGAGGCCGAGAGGGCGGAACAGCCCACCGGGGACCCCGGCCTACACGGCCCCGGGCGGCAGGCAGGAGCCTAGCCGGGACGCGGGGCGGCGTAAAGGGTCCCGGAGTCGGAGGGGCCGGAATCCCCGGGGGATGGCCGGCCTGGCGCCGCTAGGGGGCGCAGGCACCGGGGGGCGGAGTCGGGGGTGGGGGCTGAATTCCTGCGGTTCGGGAGTCCCGGGTCTGCGGGGAAGGCGGCGAGGACCCGAGTAGTGTGAGGGGTCGCTCTTAAGGTCCTGCTGGGCAAGGGCGCCGGGGAACTGGACcctccaggctgcctggctcAAAAAAGCAGCTTGGACCAGAAGTCCAGAACTCCAGGGGCCCCCACCCGGGGGAAAGTGTGGGTCCTCAAACTTCTCTCGGTGacccactgccccccaccccgggcccaTCAGGACTTTCCAGCCGGCTCTGTCTACTCTGCCTTCCAAATAAATCCTGAGTCGACCAACTTCCTTCCGTGTCCACCGCCACTTTCCACTCCAAGCCAGCATCGATCGTCCCCCACCGCAAAGGGAGCCGTAGCCTCCGATTGGATCTCGGGGCCACACTCTTGCCCCGTCTTCCCGCTGTCTTCCTCGAAGCAGCCAAGGGCATCTTCCGGAAACCTAATAAGTACCCCACACCACTCTCCCGAGCCGCTCAGAATCCCTCAGTAACTTCTCACCACAgtcacaaaaaaaatcaaactcctgGTCCCGCCTGCTCTtcaacgcccccccccccccccgccccccaacacacacacactgtgtcaCTCTGTGCACTGACCACACTGGCCTTGTTTCAGTTCAGGCTCATCCGGCCTCGGGgtctttctttgcctttgctGTTTGTCGTTCTCTCTTCcttgaatgctttctccctggTGCTTCCATGGCTGACTCCTCCTTACCCTTGAgggctcagctcaaatgtcacgtCCTCAGAggagcctttcctgaccacccccAGAATCTTTGAGTATCTTCTAGCATCATTTGTACATttcctgtatttgtttatttattgtctgatgcatagtaggcactcaataaatattaaactgTGTGAAACAGGCACTTTTTAGGTTAAAAAAGGTTGAATAttggacatttcatgtaattcgttgaagaaataaattataatagtTATTAAGAGCACTTATTAACAGGAGTAATTACTATGCACCAGGTACTGTTGTAAGTGCTTtttgtgtattatctcatttactccttaGAACAATTCAGTGAAGTAGATACGATTATCATTCACATCTTCAAGGTTCCCTAAGAAAGCCccggctcagagaggttaactgatttgcccaagatcacacagccagcagTCATCAGAGACAGGGTTTGAACTCAACATTGGTTTTCCATAACTGAATGACTCCTACCTCCCCGCAGATGATGCTGAGCAAGGGCCTGAAGCGCaagcgggaggaggaggaggaggagaaggaaagcctGGCAGTGGACGCCTGGTGGCTGGATCCCGGCCACCCAGCAGTGGCACAGGCACCCCCGGCCGTGGCCTCCAGTTCCCTCTTTGACCTTTCGGTGCTCAAGCTCCACCACAGCCTGCGGCAGAGTGAGCCTGACCTGCGGCACCTGGTGCTGGTCGTGAACACGCTGCGGCGCATCCAGGCGTCCATGGCACCCGCAGCCGCCCTGccccctgtgcccagcccacCCGCAGCCCCCGGCGTGGCCGACAACCTGCTGGCCAGCTCAGACGCCGCCCTCTCAGCCTCCATGGCCAGCCTTCTGGAGGACCTCAGCCATATCGAGGGCCTGAGCCAGGCCCCGCAGCCCCTGGCGGACGAGGGGCCACCGGGCCGCCCCACTGGGGGCGCCTCACCTGGCCTGGGTGCCTTGGACCTGCTGGGCCCAGCCACTGGCTGTCTGCTGGACGACGGGTTTGAGGGTCTGTTTGAGGACATCGACACCTCCATGTACGACAGTGAACTTTGGGCGCCAGCCTCTGAGGGCCTCAAACCCGGCCCTGAGGATGGGCCTGGCAAGGAGGAGGCTCCGGAGCTGGACGAGGCTGAGCTGGACTACCTCATGGACGTGCTGGTGGGCACACAGGCGCTGGAGCGGCCGCCGGGGCCGGGGCGCTGACCCCCAGGGCTGGAATGGTTGTCCAGCGTCCAAATTGAGCCTGGTGACTGGACCAACTCTCCTTGGAAAGTCCCAGCTGGCTTCCTTAGAACAGAGAGACGGGCTTTGGAGAGGCAGGACCCAGGGCAGAATCCAGAGGCCTGGGCAAAGTCACCTCCGTCCTCTTGCCTCCGGCTGATGGGGGAGTCTGGGATCCGCCCTCATGTTGGAATGACAGGGCCCGGTGGCTGGACTGGGATTGGACCGGGCCCCGTGCTGGACTGAATCCTCAGAGGTCATAGCCTGGAATACTCTTTCCCTGATGTGGGAAGAGACCCCCAACcagttttttgaaattaaaaccaaTCGTGGGAAGTCTGTAGTGTGTGTGCTGCTTTCTCTGGGCCAAGGCCAGCGGGAGATCAGAACCTGTAACATTCACTGAGCGTGGACTGCGTCCCCCGCGCTGTCCTGAGCCCTTGACCCAtggtaactcatttaatcctatcATTGCCACAAGATGGGCATTATTgggattatccccattttacagttgagaaaactgaggctccgggAGCTCATGGCTTGGGGAGGTGGGTTTGCAACCCTGACCTTTACAGCTTTCTTGTTGTGAGAAACAGTTAGGTCTGGTAACTGGGCCTCTAAACAGACTCCTAGAACGCACTCAGCCAGGCTTCCCTTATGTCCATGTGTGTACACTGTGGTGGTGGTGACGGAGGAGGAGCGTgaagccactttttaaaaatgaaatctagcCCTGGCCTGGAGTCTACCACCTGTGTGTcttggggcccagggctgggggcaaaAGGGAGCTTTCAGCATGAGCCAGCTCTCCAGGAAAACggtgaaagaaaggaagactgcaagtttggaaaaaataaaatccacgCCGGGTCTCAAATCTccttttggggtgggggagagggcagtACGGCAGGCGGCTGGCTCTGAAAGAAAGCCACCAGGCTGGGTGGCTTCGCTGCCCCCGGCAGGCGATCTGCCTTCTTTCTAGAAGAAACCCAAGCCCCGGCGAGCCGggccacctgcctgcctgcctgtgtgatggggctggcctgagCGCCGGGTGTCTGCGCCGCCCCCGCGGTCCAGCCGCATTCCTGGCCCGGCTGGGAGGGGCCGCACACTCACAGGCCTGGCACGGGACCCAGGCCGCGTCCTTCCTGGCGGCCGTGGGGGCAGGGCAGCGCCCGGGGTGCGGGGGGGAGGGGCACGGGGCAgctgcgggggcggggggagggggaggggcagagggccgGCCGGGGACCCGAGGGGCCGGCTGGGCCTGCGATGGGGGAAACGCCGGCAAGGGGACACCGAGATCGCTGGGCCCCAGCGCCTGCCCTCTGGCCGGAAGCTTCAGGGCGACTGAAGCTGGGGTGGAACCGGGGGAGGCGGgcagccccaggctggcccctcggGCCGGGAAGGGGCGGGCCGAGCGGCGCTTCCTGGAGGAGCGGAGGAAGTCGTGTCCATTTCTGGAAGTGAATGCGGCGCCCGAGGAGGGAAGTGGCAATGGCCCGAAGGGAACTGGTGCCCAGGCTGAGGGTCTCCCGGGGCGCCTGGCTCCAGCACCTGGTGACTCCAACCCGCGGGGCATTGGAACTCAGACTCAGTTTGGACTCAGACCCAGAGTTTAGGAGTTTAGGCTGAACTCGGCAATGCCCCCTGCTGCCCAGTCTGGGGGTCTGTGATGCCAGTGACTTCGATTTCCTGGAGATGTGTCCAGGGGACATGGAGTCCCCCAGTGTGGGGTCAGCAATACCTTCTGTTTACAGCACCCTGGGGGCCTGCTTCTGATGTCTCCAGGTGCCAAACTCGGGGATAATCTGTGATACCTACTGAGGCAAACAGCAGACCCATCTGGCAACGATGCTTCCATCTGCCCGGTGCCTGCTTGGCCAGCAATGCCCCCCTCACCCTAGAGCCTCTGTGTACAGTTGCACAGATTGTGCACTGCACATGGGCTCCATCCTTAAAGGGCTGCCACGCATGTGGCAGGCACCGtgcatttacatatttattatgaCAGTTTCCCAGCAGATGGAGGTCAAGTGCCTTGGAGAAGAGGCATACTTTTTGCACAAAAGCACCATATGGGCTAGATCAGCCCTggtctcccacccccaccctggtgCCCTTGGGTTTATGAACAGCTCGTGCCCAAGGACCTGCCCCACTCTCCCCTCGTCTGACCCCCAAAGATGGTGCAGGCTCCCTGGCTCTTCTGGGCCCCTCCGCCCTCAGGCTCAACCCCAGGACGCCGCAGTACCTCGGCCAGCAGATTCCAGGCCCACACCATTCCTAGCTGAGCCGCCAGTCCTGGCGCCGCTGTTGCTTTTCATAGAGCCTCTGTGTGTGCCCGCCACAACACCCCCTAGGCCAGCGCCCCTCCACGGCCTTCACAGGGACccccaccacatacacacacttttctCCTCCGATGCCTGGGAGATCCGTGGCCAACTCACCCtggtctctttttcttccttccctcccttctttctttccctcatttgGCAAAGATGAATTTATAAGTACCTACTTTGTGCCTGCTGACCACATCTCTCCCCCGCCCTGGACACAGATTTTATCCCAGTCGTCTGGGATCTGACCTCTGCACCTCCCAAAGCACACCTTCCAGCCCTGTCCCGTTCGTCCGTTCAGTGaagatttactgagcatctatggTGTGCATTCCCGGTGCAGAAATCTAATGATGCCTCGTCAATGATCACGGATGCAATAAGCTACAGAGCGAAGGTCATGCCGAAGGTTAGACCACCTGCGTTGGAAACTTAGCTTTGCCAttctctggctgtgtgactctaggcaagtacttaacttctctgggcctcagggtccTCATCCTTACACTGGAACAGTCATGCACCCGCCTCAGAGGGTTGTTCTGAAGGGAGAGTGTTcaagggagagggaacagcatgtgcaaagggtTAGGAGGGGAGGGACCCTACAAGCTTCCAGGCGTCTCTAAGCTGCTGAGTCTGACTGGGATGAGGGGAAAGCAGTAAGGTAAGTGATGGGGCTGAGGGTTGGCGGGGGCCAGGATGCACAAGGCCCTGGATGGGGGACTTTACTCTGAAGGCACTGGATTAAAGGGATCTAGAGGTAAAAAGTGTTCTCTCTGGCTGCCATGTGGACGTGGCGGTGGGAAGGTGAGACTGGAGGCCAGGAGcccagaggggaggctgggaggaacACAGCAGCCAAGGGGCAGGGgtgcggggggagggggagatgctAGAGAGGACAGGCTGTGGGAGTGATGAGCTGTGATGGACGAGGGGCCTAGGACGAGACCCAGGGCTCTAGCCAGGAGACCAGGGGATGGTGGGGCCACCCTGGGATGGTgcccaggaggagaagcagatcTGGGGTTGACACTGAGGCCAGAGACGGACATAGTGGGTGCAAAGGACTAAGGGGGCAGCCAGGGGAAGGCACCCAGGCAGCTAGGCCCCTGGGACAGGAGCCCAGTGGAGAGGGCGGGAATCGGGCGCAGGCGTAAAGGATGGGGGTCAGGGAGCTACCAGTTTCCCTCGGCTGCACGGGGGGGAACCCGGCTCCTGCTCGGCTCAGGCTGGGCGGAGAGAGGGTGGTCCCCAAGGAGAGGCTTCcgcctccttccccagccctgcaggaTGTCCTGTGTTTACGGAGGTGGCCTTGGCCGGAACCAGGACACTGGTGCCACCCCCTAAACTCGACTTCCGATGGCCACACCCCTCGTGTGAGGGAAagcaagagacacagagagagagagacagaaaagagagaaacagagacacgGAGAGAGTGAGACACAGAGATGTAGAGAGACAGAGTTGAGGAATGTCGAGACAAAGGGAGCTACAGACATGGAAGGACACACCGAGAGAGGGACATACCATTCACGACAAAAAACTCACAGCAAACTAGGAGAGGAAGCTTCTGTCACCTGCTAAAGGGCAGCTACAAAAACCTGACAACTACCATCTTGCATAATGGCGAGAGACTGGAGGCTTGTCCCCTCTGGACTGGCAAGGAGCAAGGGCACCTCTGAGACACGGAAAGACAGGAGAGCGCGGACCCGCCTCCCTCGTCTGTCTCACCCTGAGCAGCGAGGGGTGGATTTTCATCCCAACTGTCTAGCCGGGCCTGTAGTCAGGCTCTTTCCACCCTCAAGCTCTGACTCTGTCCCTCCCATAGACATCGGGGGCCCTCAGAACAAAGTCCAGCCTGTCCCCATGGCCCTCCCCTCGGGGTCCCCCCACACTGTCACATTCACCACTTTCTCAGAGAGGCCCTTTGCACAGCTGTTGCCTCTCTCTGAAACCCATTCTCGTGTATCCACCACTTGCAGCTTTGCATGAACTCCTATGTATCCGTCAGGTGCCcgctcaaatgttacctcctctgggaagccctccctgccCTTTCTGACAGTCCCAGAGTGCCAGGCTCCTCTGATAGACCTGCATCCATCCCTCACATCACTTAGCTCGGTGTGTAATTATACACTCGTTCTGTTGATCACTTCTTTAATGTCCGATCTGTCTGCCTGTGAGTCCTGTGAGGGCACAGTCATGGTCACTGCTGAGTCCTCAGCACTGCCCGGCCCAGGGATGGATACAGAGGCGGTGTCTGCGAACAGCTGGTGAATAAATGTATAAAGGAGAAGGAGACGCTAAGGAAGAGGCATGCTcggccctggggacacaggcaGGAACAAGGACACCGTTTTAAGCTCCTGGAAATTTCTTCTGTGCTCAGCTCTCTCTGGATTCAGgtcctttgcacaggctgttccctctgcccacaACACtgttcccctccctcttctcttgcCTAGCTCCTATGGGTCATTCAAGCCTCAGCTCacatgtcccctcctccaggaagccttccctgacctcctttCCTAGGGTGGAGCAGGCACCTTCTGCCTGTGATTCCTCCATCACAACCGTGGCTGTTCTGGGTCTGTCTCCCTGGTGGACTGTGACCTCTGTGGAAGCAGGCCCGGGCTATCTTGGTCACATTATGTCCCCAGCGCTCTCCAGCATGGGGCTGGGCACAAGACCAGGCGCGCACTGACTGCTGACACTGGGTGAAGGACTGCTGCATTCTCCTCACTGGTTCTTTGCCCACGTTTGtccctcctggctccctcctcctcagtTTGActtcagatgtcacctcctccaggaagcctttcctaaGCCTGTCCCACTTGGTGGTTTTAGGCCTTTCGgcctccccagtgcccagcaaaGGGCCTGCCACCCAACAAGGGCttgtgaatgtttgttgaatgaaaaatgaatgtttgGACGAATCAGTGAATGACAGAGAAAGGGACTGCAGTGGGGTGAGGGTCTCCTCAGGCCCATCAGCAGCCCTGACCACACTGTCCCTCCACCTCTCCCGAAGGAGGCTCCTGGCTGGGTTCCGGCCACAGCCCAACCCTTGGTGGCTGCCAGGCCTGGAAGGCATTTCCCGGAGCTCAGCACATTCCTGCCTTCCCCGGCGGCTGAGAGTGGGCAGGGGGCATTTCGGAGAGAAGAGACGGGGGGAGCCCTAGTATTCTGGGATCCTGCCAACCTGTCCTTGGTCCCTTATGCCCTCAGGAGCAGGTCCCCACTGCTtggtgtggggagggggtcaGGTCCACAGAGGGGCCAGCTGAGCTGGTGTGAGGGGCAAGGGTGCCCACCGAGGTGAGGGCCTGATGGCCGCGCCTGGCTGGACAATGGGACAGAAGCTGCTGACGCGCGCTTTGGGGGTAATCCTGGCCTCAtcccgggccggccccaggcctgggctcaGAGAGAGCCACCAGCGGCCGAGGCAGCGGCCGGGTGGGTGCGAGTGGCATGTGGGGGTACTTGTGCTCCCTCTGCCGCCCCCCGGGTACCGGTGAGTCggggcaggctgggggctgggggccggggggtCAGGGTGAGGCCTGCTAGCCTTGGTTTGAGAGTTGGgcaggtctgggttcaaat of the Equus quagga isolate Etosha38 chromosome 13, UCLA_HA_Equagga_1.0, whole genome shotgun sequence genome contains:
- the SERTAD1 gene encoding SERTA domain-containing protein 1; the encoded protein is MMLSKGLKRKREEEEEEKESLAVDAWWLDPGHPAVAQAPPAVASSSLFDLSVLKLHHSLRQSEPDLRHLVLVVNTLRRIQASMAPAAALPPVPSPPAAPGVADNLLASSDAALSASMASLLEDLSHIEGLSQAPQPLADEGPPGRPTGGASPGLGALDLLGPATGCLLDDGFEGLFEDIDTSMYDSELWAPASEGLKPGPEDGPGKEEAPELDEAELDYLMDVLVGTQALERPPGPGR